From the genome of Desulfovibrio sp. JY:
TCGGCCGGCAGTCCGAAAATGCGTTCCATGCCGGGGGAGACGAAGCCGAAGCGGCCGTCCTGGCCGGCCACGGCGATGCCGTCGTGGGAATACTCCAGGATGGCGGCCATGCGGTCTTTTTCGTCCCGAAGCCTGCGCTCGTGGTCCTTGCGCGCGTCGTCGGCCTGCTTGAGCCGCAGCGCCGAGTCCACCCGGGCCAGAAGTTCCGAGCGGCGCAGCGGCTTGCGGATGTAATCCATGGCCCCGGCGGCGAAGGCCTCGGCCAGGTTGGCCTCTTCGTCGCTGACCGTGATCATGATGACCGGGATGTCGGCCAGCCGGGCGTCCGCCTTGATGCGCCGCGTGCAGCACAGCCCGCCGAGGCCGGGCATGATGCAGTCCATGAGGATCAGGTCGGGCAGCGGGCGACCGTCGCCTGCCAGCGCCGCCAGCAGCTTCTCGGCCGTGTCGTAAAAAACGAGGTCGTCGTGGCCCGCGCCGCGCAGCAGGCTTTGCAGGTAGACGGTGAAGGTCTCCGAGTCGTCGACGATGGCGATGCGCATGGCGGCAGGGGGGTCAGGAAGCGTCTTCCGGGGCGATGGCGAAAAATTCCGTCAGGCGCAGCATGGAAAAAAGCTTGCGGATGGCCGGGCTGGGGTCGGCCACGCGAAAGGCCTTGCCCTTGTCCTCGCACAGGCGGCGGATGCCGATAAGCAGCCCCACCCCGGAACTGTCCATGAAGTCCACCCGGCGCATGTCGCACACGACCTCGGGCTTTTGCGTGGCGTCGATGAGAAGCGTCAGTTCGGCCTTGAGGTCCGCCACCAGGTCCATGACGATTTCGCCGGAAAGGCCGATAATCAGCGCCTGATCGGTTTCCGTATGGGTGGGCTTTTCCATGGGGAATCTCCCTGGGACTCGGCTGCGGTGCGCCTGCGGGTTGGGCGAAGCCTGCCGCGCGCGCCGCGAAAATCCATGTGCGCGCACATGGCATTGGGGACGCGTATGGTGCGTGGATGATGATTACGTGTTGTGCTTATGGCAATCGACATCCTTAGGCAAGTCCGCCGCTTCGGCCTGGACCGCGGCAAGGCGTCCGAGGGTGGTCAGGGCCTCGTCCACGACCGGCGTCCAGACATTGCCGTAGCTTAGGCGCAAAAAACGGCTGAACTGGTCGCAACTGGAAAAGATGTTGCCCGGGGCCACGCCGATGCCCTTGGCCTTGGCCTCGTAGAAGAGCCTGATGGAGTCCACGGACTCGGGCAGCTGGACCCACAGCACCGTGCCGCCGCCGGGGTGGGTGACCCGCGTTCCCGGCGGAAAGCGGCGCAGGATGCGTTCCTCCATCATGCGGGCCTGGCGTTCGAGCACGGCCCGGATCTTGCGCAGGTGGCGCTCGAAGGAGCCCTGGGAAAGATATTCGGCCACGGCGGCCTGGGTGGGCGTGGCGCAGCAGACGTTGGTGGTGGCCTTTATCTCGAAGGCCTTGGCCGCATAGCGTCCGGGGAGCAGGTAGCCGACCCGGAAGCCCGGGGCCAGGGTCTTGGAAAACGAGGAGCAGTGGAGCACGTAGCCGTCGGTGTCGTAGGAGGCCAGGCAGCGCGGCCGGCCGCCGTCGAAATACAGGTCGCCGTAGACGTCGTCCTCGATGACCGGCACGCCCCGGGCGGCAGCCATGGCCGCCATTGCCGCCTTGGCCGGATCGGGGATGCGCGCTCCGTCGGGGTTGTTGAAATTGGGCGTGAGGATCACGACCTTGATGTCGAAGCGGTCCAGGGCCGCGGCCAGATC
Proteins encoded in this window:
- a CDS encoding PLP-dependent aminotransferase family protein produces the protein MALTETDEGVFRYVSVERHILERIEAGELLPGERIPSLRALGTRLGVSVSTVNQAYMALERRGVVEARPKSGFFVRSRPDRPPAPRPSRLPAKPPTAVNRGALIREVLDGMGRHDMVPLNVAQTDESLLPTRQLSRLLAKVATAGGESVVAYEGVFGNLGLRRQIAWRLVEAGIEARPEDVMVTSGAMEALYIALRSVTRPGDNVAIAAPSYYCFLQLLENFGLRAVELPSHPDGGVRPDDLAAALDRFDIKVVILTPNFNNPDGARIPDPAKAAMAAMAAARGVPVIEDDVYGDLYFDGGRPRCLASYDTDGYVLHCSSFSKTLAPGFRVGYLLPGRYAAKAFEIKATTNVCCATPTQAAVAEYLSQGSFERHLRKIRAVLERQARMMEERILRRFPPGTRVTHPGGGTVLWVQLPESVDSIRLFYEAKAKGIGVAPGNIFSSCDQFSRFLRLSYGNVWTPVVDEALTTLGRLAAVQAEAADLPKDVDCHKHNT
- a CDS encoding STAS domain-containing protein; amino-acid sequence: MEKPTHTETDQALIIGLSGEIVMDLVADLKAELTLLIDATQKPEVVCDMRRVDFMDSSGVGLLIGIRRLCEDKGKAFRVADPSPAIRKLFSMLRLTEFFAIAPEDAS